AAGGTGGCGAACGGCCCGAAGGAACTTCCTTGGAATTGAAGTCCGGCTCCACCAATCCCTCCAGTCAGCGCGAGTTGCGGAAACCGGACCGCTTGGGCCACGCCGATATTGGCCGTAGCGGCCGCCAGATCCTGCTCGACTTTGAGAATATCCGGACGCCGTTGGAGGAGGTCGGACGGCAGCCCGGGCGGGACAGTGGGCGGCATTGATTGTTCGGTCAGGTGAAGCCCTCTTGCGACCTCCGCTGGCCTGTGCCCAAGTAGAATGCTGAGCCGATTCTCCGTTTGAACGACCTGTCGCTCCAGGTCGGCCAACTGAGCGGCGGTTCCCGCCCGTTCCGCCTGGAATCGATCGAGATCGAGTTTCGGAATAACTCCCTGCTTGAAGCGAAGTTCCGACAACCGAACTGATTCATCCCACGCCTTAAGAGTGCGTTTGGTAATTTCCACCTCGTAATCCAGTCCCCGCAGGTCAAAGTACGTTTGACCGACACTGCTGACCAACCCGAGGATCACCGCACGCTGATTTTCCTCTTTCGAAAGTAATTGTGCTTTGGCCGTCTCGATCGACCGGCGGATGCGGCCCCAGAGATCAATCTCCCACTTGAGACCGACTTCGGCAGCCTCGTGCGAGAGGCTCAATCCCCCTCCCTTGCCAGGCGTGGTTGCCGGAAGGGCGCCACCAGCAAGTGGAACGACGTTGTCGTTGGTGTTCCGAAAACCGAACACGGATCCCGAGTAACTGAACGAGGGAACCAGATCGAACTTGGCGATCATGACTTGAGCTTGAAATTCTTCGATGTTCGCGGAGGCGATCTGCAAATCGAGGTTTTCTTGCAATGCCGTGCGGACCAACGTCTGAAGCGTCTGATCCTTCAACAGCTCCCACCAGCGCAGGTTCGCGATGGACTCAGCGGTCGTAGGTGTCAAACGCCACGCGTCGGCCTTCGGAGTATCAGGGCGGGTGTAGTCAGGGCCCATCATGCAGGCGGTCAGCAAAAATGCCACACTTGTGAGCACCACCATTATATTGAGGTGGATAGCCCATCCCCCTTCCTGGCGCTTTTCCCGCTCATCTTGCTTCGCTACCATCTCAGTGCCCTCCTCCATAGCTTCCGGCCTCACGTGCATGGGTCGGCGAGAGAGTCGGTTGCGGAACTGGTTGCGGCGGCTGCCCATCGCCCCTTCCCTT
The nucleotide sequence above comes from Nitrospiraceae bacterium. Encoded proteins:
- a CDS encoding efflux transporter outer membrane subunit yields the protein MVAKQDEREKRQEGGWAIHLNIMVVLTSVAFLLTACMMGPDYTRPDTPKADAWRLTPTTAESIANLRWWELLKDQTLQTLVRTALQENLDLQIASANIEEFQAQVMIAKFDLVPSFSYSGSVFGFRNTNDNVVPLAGGALPATTPGKGGGLSLSHEAAEVGLKWEIDLWGRIRRSIETAKAQLLSKEENQRAVILGLVSSVGQTYFDLRGLDYEVEITKRTLKAWDESVRLSELRFKQGVIPKLDLDRFQAERAGTAAQLADLERQVVQTENRLSILLGHRPAEVARGLHLTEQSMPPTVPPGLPSDLLQRRPDILKVEQDLAAATANIGVAQAVRFPQLALTGGIGGAGLQFQGSSFGPFATFKGSASLTGPIFNASALGYQVKAAEAQTQAAVAQYRKTVLGAFQEVEDALIAVQKSGEQRTALEQQVKALQSAYSLADFRYQGGRASYLDVLTAQRALFDSELALARTRRAQLTSVVQLYKALGGGW